In Dama dama isolate Ldn47 chromosome 22, ASM3311817v1, whole genome shotgun sequence, the genomic window GTGCTTGGCCCCCGTTGACAACGGCAGAGTGCTCTCAGCCCCGCGAGCCGCAGCGCCTCCGGCACTCCGCGAGCCGGGCATCGCTCACTCTGTGCTCCTGAGGTCGGTTTCCTCCGCCGCCTCCCACGGACGTGTCCGTCTCCGGGTGGGGGGCTGATGTTTCATTCGCTGTTTCTACAAGTGCTCCGCAGATATTTGCTTCAGGGATGGAGAGGGGATGCCAGGGGGGAGGCTGGACCCATCATCCCAAAGCAGGTTGGTGGCCTGGACCGAGGGAAGGAACAAAGTGCCAGCCAGCGGGTCTGGATGAGGGCGGGAGACGGGAGGAGGACCAAGAGGCTCTGGCCGGGAGCAGCgggaggggggtgggtggggtccCGGCAGGCATCCCCCAGGTCTCCAAGCAGGCTGTCGGACAGGCGGCCGGGACATGGCCTGGAGCTTGGAGGCCATGTGGACACCAGTGTGATGCTGTGACCGTGACAGGTGACCCAAGGAAAACGGCCCGAGGCTCAATGAGCACCTGGGGGCAGGAGGCGGGCACCGCAGCCCTGGGGGCCTCCTGGCAGGCAGGGTTGCCTCGTGGAGGCACTGTGTGAGGCTGTGTTCCTGGAGGACTTTGCCCCAGGGCCGGGGCCGCAGGAGGTTTTGCCCAGCTGAGCTCCTGACTCCCCAACCCAGCCTTCCTGGGGCCTCCTCTCCTTCATCCTGGAGCCCCTCTAGCCCTCAcggcctgccctccccacccactcTTCCGACACCCCTCAGTGACCACAGGCCTCTCCAGCCCCGGCAAGCACCTATTCCAGCCTCCGCACGGCATCCAAGCTGCTGCGGCCACCCTCCGTCCATCCCCCAACCGGGCAGGGACCAGCCTGGGCTGACCTCCTGTGGCCCGGTGGAGGCGGGGGAGCCAGGAGCCAGAGGAGTGAGCACGAGGGTGGGAGAGCCCCACCCATGGGGTCCGCAGCTCAGGATCTGTGGGTGGGCACCGTGGTGCCTGCAGGCCCGGCCCTGCTCTCTGGCTGGGAGTTGGGGTAAAGGCGGTGCTCCCCTCATTCGGTGGCCGAAAGGGTGACACAGCAAACGTCAACAAATTAAGTGCTGCACAAAACGTCTGCTGAATAAGGGAAATCGCCCTTCTGAACCCTGTGAGACCTGGGTGCCAGGACAGGAGGCACTGGCTCCCAGCGTGTAACTCCTCCCCCAGCTGCCACCCCGCCCACTGCAGACTCCACCTCTGGCTGACTTGTCCACTGATAACCAGGCCGGTCTCCTCCACCAGCCTCCGCTTGTCCCCACACCTGGACCCACTGGTCCCCGCGCCGGGCAGGGGAGGCTCAGGGAGCCCCTGCAGAGCCCTGACCCTTGGTCAGCCACCCCTACGCACCTTGAGCTAAGATTCTGCCTTAATTGCGAGATTTGGGCTGGGAGAaatgccacccccacccctctcccacccTGCCCTGGGGGGTGGGAAGGGTGCTCTGCCTAGCTCCAGGACCCCTCCACCCTCTCCGCAGCTGCCCTCAGGGGGTGCAGGCAGAGGTCTCTGTTGCTACCCTGGACCCAACTGGAGCAGCCCAGCCCTAACCCTACTATGTCAGGACAAGTGGCCAACCCAGAATCCCTCTCTTCCACAGCCCAGAGGAGGCCCGGGGTGCTCAGGTCCCTGACGTCTGCCCCACGTCCTTGGGCAGACCCTCTTCTCTGCGCCCCGTTCTGGCATCTAATGTTGCCAACCGCCTTCTCTCAGCCCCGTCCCCCAAGTGTTACCCTCTCTCGGTGCAGAGCCCCTGGGTGATCAGACTCCGCTGGGCCCCCACATGGGCCTCTATGTCCACAGCAATTGGAGGCTGGTTGCTGCAGAACGTGGCGGGGGAGAGTGGGGCAGGGGTGTTCGCTGGTGCCTGCACTGCCCTTCTAGGGGCTTTTCTCTGCAGGCACTCTGGGCTGGGGGCTCAGCTGCCGCCCTGGGGCTGGGGTGCAGCATCCCAGCTGGGACAGGCCTGCCCCCCCACTCAGCCGTAGCTGTGGGGACTGCTGGGGTCAATGGGGGCTGAGGCCCGGGGGCCGGCCGAACCGACGAGCTGCCACAGGCGGTGGCTGAGGTTCTGCACCTGGCAGGTACCCAGAGCACAGCCCACACGCAGGAGCTGGGCTCTCGGCCTGCGGGTACCCAAGTGTCGGCGGAGGCCATTGCGGAGAGCCTGACCCCTGGCAGGGACCAGGCTGACACTCTTCTTGGGCTGGAGGGCCTGGTGCAGCTTCCAGACCGCAGGAAGGGCTGCAGGGTGCTGAGGCTGTGAGCCACTGGCAGGCGTCCGGGCTGGGGGCTCCCTGCACAGGGAGATGGAGGAAGTAAACCCAGTGGTCCAgccttccagggaagcccacagcttTCCAACAGCCTGGAACATGGCCAGGGGAAGCCCACAGCCCCCAAGCCACTGGCCAGCGGGCCAGGggaagcccaccccaccccccaggctgGAGCTCGGCCAGGGGAAGCCCACAGACCCCACGCCATGGCCAAGCAGGCCAGGGGAAGCCCACAGACCCCATGCCATGGCCCAGCAGGCCAGGGGAAGCCCACTGAGCTCAGGGCTGGGGTTCTGGCCCTCAGCCATCTCAGTAGCCCATTCAAGGGCTGGGCAAGCGGCTGCCTGACCTCCCTGGGCTACTCCGTTCAGGACTCAGGTTTATGCCCTCTCAGCCCTTCCCTTGGGGTGGAGGAAGGTGGGCAGGTATGGGAATCCCCTTAACCTCCCCTCCCACAGCTGACCTCTCCTTCTGAGGGGTCTGCTCTGCCAGTGGGGTAGTGGGCATACCTTAGAAGGGCAAGCAAAGAAAAAGGAGCCTTCTGCTCTGCGGGGGGTGCCCACGGCCTGGGGCTGGATTTAGCAGGTGAGCCTTAGCAGCAGAAGCGGGTTTCCCCCATTCAGGGGTCCTGGGGCGtcggcggggtggggcggggtggggcgttCCGGAGCATCTGGTTTCCTGCCCAGGCAGCCAGGGTGGTCTGAGACCTGCTCACCTGGGTCGCGTGGGCGGCCGGCTCCCGGCCAGGCCGAGGGACAGCGCACCTGGGAGCTGTAGGTAGAGGAGGCTGATGCAACCGAGGGTGACCGCCAGGAGCCCGGCCATGCGGGCGGGGCCGGAGGGGGCGGCGAGCCGGGCAGGTGTTGGGGGCAGCCCCAGGCCCGCAAGGCTTCCGCGGGCGCCTCGGGTCAGTCGGCGAGGGTCTCCGCCAGGCAGCGGCCGGGCGAGTCTCTGGCAGGTGGTGCGGGCGCCTCCTCCGTCACCGTGTGCCCAGAGTCCTGCTGGGGCcggagccccagcccctcccggaCTAAATAGTCCCCCAGGGAGGCGGAGCCCGGCGcgccggcggggcggggcggggccccagccctccccagccctccGCACCCCTGccccccgctccccacccctgcccacctgGGCCCCCACTAGGGCCGCTTCTGGGGACGGGGCGGCAGGCCGGGGACGCCGGGAGCCAGTCTCGCCTCCACCACTTTCCGGTGGGAGACCCTGTCCCAGGGCCTGCCCAGCTGTCCAGGGTGAAGGAGAGGGTGCCGCGGGGTGTGGTCACGGGGCTGGATCCCGCCCACCGCCCTGGGGCTCGCCCCTAAATTTCTGAGCCAGTGAGAGGTGGAGGCCAGGCCAGAGGAGCTTTTGAGACCCCTCCGCAATAGAGCGCCCAACAACTCTATTCCTGAAAACTCTACCACTTTCCCACTGGGTTTCCCCcggtggctccgatggtaaagaatccgcctacaatgtgggagacgtgggagacctgggttcgatccctgggttgggaagatcccctggagaagggaaaggctacccactgcagtattctggcctggagaattccgtggaccatatagtccagggagtcggacacgactgagcgactttcacacattTCCTCCCATTACTGAAATATTAAATGGTTTTTGTAAGAAATTTAAATAGGTAAGGACTCTTAATTGCCACCCACTGTGGATTCCTTTCCCAGGCCAGGATGGGTGctgtttttttactttcttttatatGCATTTCTTTTGGGGGGGTGTCCTGTGTGTATGcattatatatgcacacatatccaTATGCGGGCAAAAacacctgaagctccaatagtgtggctacctgatgggaagaggcaACTcgctgcaaaagaccctgatgctgagaaagattgaagacaggaggagaaggggacaacagaggatgagatgtttacaCAGCaccacagactcgatggacatgaacctttacaaactcctggagatagtgggtgacagaggagcctggcatgttatagtccatgaggtcacaaaaagacacaacttagcaactgaacaataatgacAACAAACATAGAGACTGCTATTCTTTCTTATGACTGAGCCTACACCAACAAGTAGGTGTTCTGTGACTTCACTGATCTTTTACTGGGGGACAATCAGGTGATTTCCAGGCTTTCCAAGCACAAGTACCCTGCTTCATGAGCTCATGGATGTGTCCCCACAGGATATATTTGCAGGCATGGGAATTCTGGCTAAAGGTGAGCCCGTGTTTGTGTTGACGGGTGGAGCCAAACTGCTCTCCACAAGGCTGATGTTACTGTCAGCTGATAATGGACTTGGTGCCAAGGTTCCTCACCCCTTTGTCCATCTGAGAGGGGACAGTTATCCCATCACGCCCCCAGACATTTTTGATCGCCTGTGCATCTCTGTGTTAGTGCTTCCTCTTCTGTCTTCCCACCCCAATCTTGCTCACTGTGTGAGGTCATCATAAGTGTCCTGGTCactctccctgcctccttctgCACAGCCCATGGGAGCTCAACAAACACTAGCTGGATGAATAAATTAACAAGTGGTGGCCACCTGCCATGTTAAACAGCTTGGTTTATGTCCTGAGGCAGGTAGGGAAGCATCAGCAGGTAttctcatttctatttatttttaccgGAAGGAGGGTGGGTGATGTGATCACATTTATGTTAGAAAAGTGGGATTCAGCAGGGAGGTCGGTCTGGTGCTGGCAGGAAGGATgcggtgggtgggtggatgggtcaGAGACACAGAGTGGGGGTAGGGGGGCAGACGaggggagagtggggaggggttAGCTACCCTACCTGCGGGCAGGAATGTCTGGCTGGCCTCCAGTGTCCCAGGCCAGGGGCTGAAGAGAAGGCAGAACTGGAGCACCATCTGGGGAGTTTCAGAGCTGGCATGTCTGTGGGAGGTGGAAGCGTGGTGGGCATCACCCTCAGACGGTGCAGAGAGAGGACAGAACCTGGAGTGGGAGGGGGGCAGGCAgaggcccccccgcccccctcagTGTGCTGTGTGCAATGCTGCCAGGATCGTCCTTCCAAAACACAAGTGATCACATCCCTCACCCACCAACAAAGGAGAACTAGCATGTTTCCTGGTGggccagtgcttaagactccacgctttcaGTGccagggtgtgggtttgatccctggttggggaactaggatcccacaatcTGTGTGATGTGGcccaaatttttttcttaatttcttaaatttactttacttattttttaaaagcttctctCAATTTACTTATTACTTTTGGTTGCTCCGGGTCTTTGTGGccgcacacgggctttctctggtaAGAC contains:
- the ADM2 gene encoding protein ADM2; this translates as MAGLLAVTLGCISLLYLQLPGALSLGLAGSRPPTRPREPPARTPASGSQPQHPAALPAVWKLHQALQPKKSVSLVPARGQALRNGLRRHLGTRRPRAQLLRVGCALGTCQVQNLSHRLWQLVGSAGPRASAPIDPSSPHSYG